CTGATTACTCTGTTTGTCGTGAATCGCGTACACCCATTCGTTGAGTTTGGTTTGTTCACCAAATTTCATCGTATCTCGATGAAAGCATGGAACGAGTTGCTGAAGCTGGGGCTTCCTATCGGATTTTCGATCTTTTGCGAGGTTAGCATTTTTGCGGCCGTCACTTTGTTCATGAGTGAATACAGCACGATTACGATTGCTGCGCATCAGGCAGCGATGAACTTCGCATCATTCCTGTACATGGTGCCATTGAGCATATCCATGTCGTTGACGATTGTCGTCGGCTTTGAGGTGGGAGCCAAAAGGTTCCGGGACGCGAAGCAGTACAGTTATTTGGGGATAGGTATCGCTCTTGGTATCGCCCTTTTGTTTGGAATCAGCTTGCTGATGTTTAGCAAGCAGGTGGCTGGTTTTTATACAACCGACATCGAGGTGTTGGAGCTTGCCCAGCATTTCTTGGTGTACTCGATCCTCTTCCTGATCTCTGATGCCGTCGCAGCACCTATTCAAGGGGTACTGCGCGGGTACAAGGATGTGACCATTCCCTTTATCGTGGCGCTGATATCTTATTGGGTGATTGGCTTGCCTTTGGGATACATTCTAGCGAAATTCACTTCGCTTGCAGCATTCGGATACTGGATTGGTCTAATTACGGGATTGGCTGCCGGTGCCATCTTCCTTTTTGGACGTCTGCTGTCGTTACAAAAACGCATGATTCGCAGCCATTCATAAGGAAACAGATAAGCGGAAAATCC
The window above is part of the Brevibacillus antibioticus genome. Proteins encoded here:
- a CDS encoding MATE family efflux transporter — encoded protein: MNETYSLKEKWRQFLAVLLPILISQLALFSMTFADTIMSGHASPTDLAGVAIGASLWTPVQAGLTGILMAVMPMVAQMVGAGKKDQVPYTVMQALYLSVGIAVGVIIVGGLVLDPILNWMQLEPVVRTIARGFLHAIAIGIIPMFLYTVLRCFIDALGQTRVTMFITLLSLPINVLLNYALIFGNFGLPRLGGIGAGLASGITYWCILLITLFVVNRVHPFVEFGLFTKFHRISMKAWNELLKLGLPIGFSIFCEVSIFAAVTLFMSEYSTITIAAHQAAMNFASFLYMVPLSISMSLTIVVGFEVGAKRFRDAKQYSYLGIGIALGIALLFGISLLMFSKQVAGFYTTDIEVLELAQHFLVYSILFLISDAVAAPIQGVLRGYKDVTIPFIVALISYWVIGLPLGYILAKFTSLAAFGYWIGLITGLAAGAIFLFGRLLSLQKRMIRSHS